In Cynocephalus volans isolate mCynVol1 chromosome 3, mCynVol1.pri, whole genome shotgun sequence, one DNA window encodes the following:
- the KATNBL1 gene encoding KATNB1-like protein 1 has protein sequence MASETHNVKKRNFCNNIEDHSVDLPRKKISNFTNKNMKEVKKPPKQLAAYTNRTVGQAVKSPDKLRKVICRRKKVHHPFPNPCYRKKQSPKSGGCDMANKENELACAGHLTEKLRHDSRTYLVNSSDSTSSQTESPSSKYSGFFSEVSQDHETMAQVLFSRNLRLNVALTFWRKRSISELVAYLVRIEDLGVVVDCLPVLTNSLQEEKHYISLGCCVDLLPLVKSLLKSKFEEYVIVGLNWLQAVIKRWWSELSSKTEIINDGNIQILKQQLSGLWEQESHLTLVPGYTGNIAKDVDAYLLQLH, from the exons ATGGCATCTGAAACCCACAATGTTAAAAAACGGAACTTTTGTAATAATATTGAGGATCATTCCGTTGATCTTCCTAGAAAAAAGATCTCTAATTTCACTAATAAGAACATGAAGGAG GTTAAGAAACCTCCAAAACAGTTGGCTGCTTACACAAATAG AACAGTTGGACAAGCTGTGAAAAGCCCAGATAAACTACGTAAGGTGATCTGTCGCAGAAAGAAAGTTCATCATCCCTTTCCAAATCCTTGTTACAGAAAAAAACAGTCCCCTAAAAGTGGGGGCTGTGACATGGCAAATAAGGAAAATGAACTGGCTTGTGCAGGCCACCTGACTGAAAAATTACGCCATGACAGTCGAACATATTTGGTTAATTCCAGTGATTCCACTTCTTCACAAACAGAAAGCCCATCATCAAAATATAGTGGGTTTTTTTCTGAG GTGTCTCAGGACCATGAAACAATGGCCCAAGTTTTGTTCAGCAGGAATTTGAGGTTGAATGTAGCTTTAACTTTCTGGAGAAAGAGAAGTATAAGTGAACTTGTAGCTTATTTGGTGAG GATAGAAGATCTTGGAGTTGTGGTAGATTGCCTTCCTGTGCTCACCAATAG tttacAGGAAGAAAAACACTATATTTCACTTGGCTGCTGTGTAGACTTATTGCCTCTAGTAAAGTCACTACTTAAAAGCAAATTTGAAGA ATATGTAATAgttggtttaaactggcttcaagcAGTCATAAAAAGGTGGTGGTCAGAACTATCATccaaaacagaaattataaatgaTGG aaatattcagattttaaaacaacaattaaGTGGATTGTGGGAACAGGAAAGCCATCTTACTTTGGTTCCAGGATATACTGGTAATATAGCTAAG GATGTAGATGCTTATTTATTACAGTTGCATTGA